A part of Aegilops tauschii subsp. strangulata cultivar AL8/78 chromosome 2, Aet v6.0, whole genome shotgun sequence genomic DNA contains:
- the LOC109766297 gene encoding 60 kDa jasmonate-induced protein-like encodes MTTFLLFLILALAAGSSNHGGAAAAAAGDRPDLIVLHIHGSSPPNASVAFQTHDVSFAGFANGGGHWQAFPGLGHLFPTSTPLPFGSSYDDLIGGLANLPGVPLGRQAMIEAARVLSAYDPSAAAVADVEPVKRALATLKVMLSETQRLQPIHETVRGGWESESRVAPEHLPYIDHWDTMSYEIIRANRTGKWNGPFAKMLETQANIRSQEEALAVVRVLLRADFEQVLEAHGTKINFQ; translated from the coding sequence ATGACCACCTTTCTGCTCTTCCTCATACTTGCCCTCGCCGCCGGCAGCAGCAACCACGGAGGAGcagctgctgccgccgccggcgaccGACCTGACCTTATCGTCCTGCACATCCATGGCAGTAGCCCCCCAAACGCCTCCGTGGCCTTTCAGACCCACGACGTCTCCTTCGCCGGCTTCGCCAACGGGGGCGGCCACTGGCAGGCCTTCCCAGGCCTCGGCCACCTGTTCCCGACGTCCACGCCGCTCCCGTTCGGCAGCAGCTACGACGACCTCATCGGCGGCCTCGCGAACCTGCCGGGCGTGCCGCTGGGACGGCAGGCCATGATCGAGGCCGCCCGGGTGCTCTCCGCCTACGACCCGTCCGCGGCAGCGGTCGCCGACGTCGAGCCAGTCAAGCGCGCGCTGGCAACGCTCAAGGTGATGCTAAGCGAAACACAGCGGCTGCAGCCCATCCACGAGACCGTCAGAGGCGGGTGGGAGAGCGAGTCCCGCGTCGCGCCCGAGCACCTCCCCTACATCGACCACTGGGACACCATGTCCTACGAGATCATCCGCGCCAACCGGACGGGCAAGTGGAACGGGCCCTTCGCCAAGATGCTGGAGACCCAAGCCAACATCCGCAGCCAGGAGGAGGCGCTCGCCGTCGTCAGGGTGCTGCTCCGTGCCGACTTTGAGCAGGTGCTCGAGGCTCACGGCACCAAGATCAACTTCCAgtaa
- the LOC109766291 gene encoding uncharacterized protein → MASHPSSPLPEHPIPPAPTTISDLGDDQLQEILIRLPDLPSLASAAFTCHAFLGAVRSSRAFRRRFIALHAAPLLPRFLSHTITAFPALRRSSARFTPLKDDDTSEWVVNFSDPSIAYNGSVAIKHRSTMQGVWYNPQMMALFLRPKEHHDLPDGTILRFHTFSSEDDQRPSRVVCVRHDYSRPCARVAVFSSDTMEWQLFPEIATLPPQGFRSTASTVLDGFICWQCESINGVAISEYIFVLNTDTFQFSRMDLPPPLRKVRQTFQIGQINDGKLCIVNEKECTFSLWIWTASDDGIERFVLHKTFPLYTRFMDVTNCSVKDTISVRLMTVFNGFLYFAIRPWRNYVHQFKSPEWFLSLSLETGELKQHLKNRKQPIFPVHPYSVWPPFMEYISEDSKSEVTGNSVEDGSEITGKESFVLIKALRSYKEALIKDGANVAEIEAFSLCIDIEDEKNSLVRKIMALDELLRTVRDRVLRAGADPELADCEFYRQKIKPESWWKMCKGKLWRGFCAS, encoded by the exons ATGGCTTCCCACCCATCGTCGCCGCTGCCGGAACACCCTATACCACCCGCTCCCACCACCATAAGTGACCTCGGCGACGACCAGCTCCAAGAGATCCTCATCCGCCTTCCGGACCTCCCCAGCCTCGCCTCTGCCGCCTTCACCTGCCACGCCTTCCTCGGCGCCGTCCGCTCGTCCCGCGCCTTCCGCCGCCGCTTCATCGCGCTCCACGCGGCCCCGCTCCTCCCTCGCTTCCTCTCACACACAATAACTGCCTTCCCGGCCTTACGGCGCTCCTCCGCCAGATTCACTCCACTCAAAGACGATGACACTTCCGAGTGGGTGGTCAATTTCTCCGATCCTTCGATTGCCTACAACGGCTCCGTCGCCATCAAACACCGGAGCACCATGCAGGGAGTTTGGTACAACCCCCAAATGATGGCCCTGTTTCTCCGCCCCAAGGAGCACCACGACTTGCCCGACGGCACCATCCTTCGGTTCCACACATTCTCCTCCGAAGATGATCAGAGGCCGTCCCGTGTGGTATGTGTCCGTCACGACTACTCACGGCCTTGCGCGCGCGTTGCTGTCTTCTCATCGGACACCATGGAGTGGCAGCTTTTCCCGGAGATCGCGACGCTGCCGCCTCAGGGCTTCAGGAGCACAGCTAGCACCGTGCTGGATGGGTTTATATGTTGGCAATGCGAGTCCATTAACGGGGTGGCTATCAGCGAGTACATTTTCGTGCTCAACACAGACACATTTCAGTTCTCTCGAATGGATCTGCCGCCGCCCTTGAGAAAGGTACGTCAAACATTTCAGATTGGTCAGATCAATGATGGGAAGCTCTGTATCGTAAATGAGAAGGAATGCACGTTTAGCCTTTGGATCTGGACAGCCAGCGATGACGGCATTGAGAGATTTGTGCTGCACAAGACGTTCCCGTTGTACACTCGCTTTATGGATGTCACCAACTGTTCAGTGAAAGATACAATCTCAGTGCGGCTTATGACGGTTTTCAATGGCTTTTTGTACTTTGCAATTCGCCCATGGAGAAATTACGTGCATCAGTTCAAATCCCCTGAGTGGTTCCTGTCCTTGTCTCTGGAAACAGGGGAGCTGAAGCAGCATCTTAAGAATAGAAAGCAGCCTATCTTCCCAGTCCATCCCTACTCGGTCTGGCCTCCTTTTATGGAATACATCTCG gaGGATTCAAAATCTGAGGTTACTGGAAACAGTGTCGAAGATGGTTCTGAGATCACAGGAAAGGAGTCGTTTGTCCTTATAAAAGCATTACGATCATATAAAGAAGCTTTGATAAAGGATGGCGCAAATGTTGCCGAGATAGAGGCCTTCTCGCTTTGCATTGACATTGAGGACGAGAAGAACTCTCTTGTGAGGAAAATCATGGCTTTAGATGAACTGTTAAGAACTGTGAGAGATCGTGTCTTGAGGGCGGGTGCAGACCCTGAACTCGCAGACTGTGAATTCTACAGACAGAAGATCAAACCAGAGAGCTGGTGGAAAATGTGCAAGGGAAAGTTATGGAGAGGTTTCTGCGCTAGCTGA